Proteins encoded in a region of the Devosia sp. RR2S18 genome:
- a CDS encoding NADP-dependent isocitrate dehydrogenase, whose product MSKIKVANPIVDLDGDEMTRIIWQAIKDKLIHPYLDLPIEYYDLSVENRDATNDQVTVDSANAIKKHGVGIKCATITPDEARVEEFGLKKMWRSPNGTIRNILGGVIFREPIICKNVPRLVPGWTQPIIVGRHAFGDQYRATDFRFPGKGKLTMKFVGEDGTEIEHEVFDAPGAGIAMGMYNLDDSITDFARASMNYALNRGVPCYLSTKNTILKVYDGRFKDIFQEIYEAEFKEQFEAKKIWYEHRLIDDMVAAALKWSGGYVWACKNYDGDVQSDTVAQGFGSLGLMTSVLMTPDGKIVEAEAAHGTVTRHYRQHQQGKETSTNSTASIFAWTRGLAHRAKLDDNTELAAFAATLEKVTVDTIEEGKMTKDLSLLVGPDQPWLSTIGFLDAIDQNLQKAMA is encoded by the coding sequence ATGAGCAAGATCAAAGTCGCCAATCCAATCGTCGATCTCGACGGCGATGAGATGACCCGCATCATCTGGCAGGCGATCAAGGACAAGCTCATCCATCCCTATCTCGACCTGCCGATCGAGTACTACGATCTATCGGTCGAAAATCGCGACGCCACCAACGATCAGGTGACAGTCGACTCCGCTAACGCCATCAAGAAGCACGGCGTCGGGATCAAGTGCGCGACCATCACGCCGGACGAGGCTCGCGTCGAGGAATTCGGCCTCAAGAAGATGTGGCGGTCGCCCAACGGCACTATCCGCAACATCCTGGGCGGCGTGATCTTCCGCGAGCCCATTATCTGCAAGAATGTACCGCGCCTGGTGCCCGGCTGGACACAGCCAATCATCGTGGGCCGTCACGCCTTCGGTGACCAGTACCGCGCCACCGACTTCAGGTTCCCCGGCAAGGGCAAGCTGACCATGAAGTTCGTCGGCGAGGACGGCACCGAAATCGAGCACGAGGTGTTCGATGCACCCGGCGCCGGCATCGCCATGGGCATGTACAATCTCGATGACTCCATCACCGATTTCGCCCGCGCTTCGATGAACTATGCGCTGAACCGCGGTGTGCCCTGCTATCTCTCGACAAAGAACACTATCCTCAAGGTCTATGACGGCCGCTTCAAAGACATCTTCCAGGAGATCTACGAAGCCGAGTTCAAGGAGCAGTTCGAGGCCAAGAAGATCTGGTACGAACACCGCCTGATCGACGACATGGTCGCAGCGGCGCTGAAGTGGTCCGGCGGGTATGTCTGGGCATGCAAGAACTACGATGGCGACGTGCAGTCCGACACCGTTGCGCAGGGTTTCGGTTCGCTCGGTCTCATGACCTCCGTGCTGATGACGCCCGATGGCAAGATCGTGGAAGCCGAAGCCGCACACGGCACCGTCACCCGTCACTACCGCCAACATCAGCAGGGCAAGGAAACTTCGACCAACTCGACCGCTTCGATCTTCGCCTGGACGCGCGGTCTCGCACACCGCGCTAAGCTGGACGACAACACCGAACTGGCAGCGTTCGCCGCCACCCTCGAAAAGGTCACCGTCGATACCATCGAGGAAGGCAAGATGACCAAAGACCTGTCGCTCCTCGTCGGCCCCGATCAGCCCTGGCTCTCCACCATCGGCTTCCTAGATGCTATCGACCAGAACCTGCAAAAGGCCATGGCATAA
- a CDS encoding TfoX/Sxy family protein produces MSLASEDLSDRIRDMLPAQRVLTERRMFGGRAFMLNGNMVVAAMSDGGMLVRVGKEAYAVALNRPGAERIEMGDRIMTGFVQVPGDVIEEEEALRDWLDLALAFVETLPAK; encoded by the coding sequence ATGAGTCTGGCTTCCGAGGACTTGTCGGATCGCATCCGCGACATGCTACCGGCGCAAAGGGTGCTTACCGAAAGGAGAATGTTCGGCGGCCGCGCTTTCATGCTGAACGGCAACATGGTGGTTGCTGCAATGTCCGATGGCGGCATGCTCGTGCGCGTGGGCAAGGAGGCATATGCGGTGGCGCTGAACCGCCCGGGGGCCGAACGGATCGAAATGGGCGACCGTATCATGACCGGCTTCGTGCAGGTCCCAGGGGATGTCATCGAGGAGGAAGAGGCTCTCCGAGACTGGCTGGACCTTGCGCTCGCCTTCGTCGAAACCCTGCCTGCCAAATGA
- a CDS encoding GFA family protein, whose protein sequence is MSKHSRPTVDLVARCACGAIEMSLVGEIASMFFCACTDCQRYTGGGHACVALVRSEALAVEGARPKSFARSSESGATFTRHFCPDCGTPLYGQSSRVPELRMLPVGFFVGQNEWFDPNQMIFARSHQTWDVIADHLPRHETYRPPAQT, encoded by the coding sequence ATGAGCAAGCACTCCAGACCCACAGTCGATCTTGTTGCACGCTGCGCCTGCGGAGCAATCGAGATGTCACTCGTGGGCGAGATAGCGTCCATGTTCTTCTGTGCCTGCACCGATTGCCAGCGCTACACGGGAGGCGGACACGCCTGCGTGGCACTGGTGCGCAGCGAAGCCCTTGCGGTGGAGGGTGCCCGACCTAAATCCTTTGCACGGTCAAGCGAGTCGGGTGCGACTTTCACCCGCCACTTCTGCCCAGACTGCGGTACTCCTCTTTATGGACAGTCCTCTAGAGTGCCGGAACTTCGGATGCTGCCGGTCGGGTTCTTCGTAGGGCAGAACGAGTGGTTTGATCCCAACCAGATGATCTTCGCGCGCTCTCATCAAACTTGGGATGTGATAGCCGACCATCTGCCGCGGCACGAGACTTATCGACCGCCGGCGCAAACATGA
- a CDS encoding GNAT family N-acetyltransferase, with protein sequence MPLYPDYPLTTGRLRLRPFNRGDVDAVYSYRRREDVARYLFDVALSRDQCAQAVQARIGQVALEIDGDKVILAVELLESCALIGEVSLICRSMEARQGEVGWIFSPEYQGQGFATEAANAMLDLGFGPGDMHRISARCAVRNTPSWRLMERLGMRREAHLREHSLFKGEWDEEYIYAILWREWRAIRKAQGVEP encoded by the coding sequence ATGCCGCTCTATCCCGACTATCCGCTGACGACCGGCCGGCTCCGGCTCCGCCCCTTCAACCGGGGCGATGTCGATGCGGTTTATTCCTACCGACGGCGCGAAGATGTCGCGCGCTACCTGTTCGACGTGGCCCTCAGCCGGGATCAATGTGCGCAGGCGGTCCAGGCCCGCATTGGCCAAGTTGCCTTGGAGATCGATGGCGACAAGGTAATCCTTGCTGTCGAACTGCTTGAGAGCTGTGCGCTGATTGGCGAGGTGTCCCTGATCTGTCGCAGCATGGAAGCTCGGCAGGGGGAGGTCGGCTGGATCTTCAGTCCGGAGTATCAGGGGCAGGGGTTTGCTACCGAAGCGGCAAACGCGATGCTCGATCTCGGGTTTGGCCCAGGCGACATGCACCGCATCTCGGCACGTTGCGCCGTGCGCAATACTCCATCGTGGCGGTTGATGGAGCGCCTGGGCATGCGACGGGAGGCCCATCTCCGAGAGCATTCGCTCTTCAAAGGCGAGTGGGACGAGGAGTATATCTATGCCATTCTATGGCGAGAGTGGCGCGCCATCCGCAAGGCCCAAGGCGTTGAACCATAA
- a CDS encoding GNAT family N-acetyltransferase — MSSLSSPIETDRLILRTFERSDVEALCAYHALPSVQRYVFNRTRDEVEVATALSVMREHVSLQRPGDIITLAIVRKGDRKLIGHVSLQWSDATAGQGEVRFVINPSFAGQGYCREALSAMFDLAFDRFRMHRVFVRCDGRNHHSIKLMQQMGMRLEAHYREHALFQGEWDEELHFAILDREWQRSTKVKDFPHRQRVA; from the coding sequence ATGTCATCACTATCCTCACCCATCGAAACAGACAGGTTGATCCTGCGCACCTTCGAACGGAGTGATGTCGAGGCGCTTTGCGCCTACCACGCTCTTCCTTCCGTGCAGCGCTATGTCTTCAACCGCACCCGCGACGAGGTTGAGGTGGCGACCGCACTTAGTGTTATGCGCGAACATGTGAGCCTACAACGTCCTGGCGACATCATCACCCTCGCGATCGTTCGCAAGGGCGATCGTAAGCTAATCGGCCATGTGTCGCTGCAATGGTCCGATGCCACGGCCGGGCAGGGCGAAGTCCGCTTCGTGATCAATCCCAGCTTCGCGGGCCAAGGCTATTGCCGTGAGGCGCTGAGCGCCATGTTTGATCTCGCTTTCGATCGTTTCCGAATGCATCGGGTTTTCGTCCGTTGCGATGGGCGCAATCACCACTCCATCAAACTCATGCAGCAGATGGGCATGCGGCTCGAAGCGCACTACCGCGAACATGCACTGTTCCAGGGTGAGTGGGACGAGGAATTGCATTTCGCAATTCTCGATCGGGAGTGGCAGCGCTCGACGAAGGTGAAAGATTTTCCGCATCGCCAACGCGTCGCCTGA
- a CDS encoding RNA methyltransferase encodes MAGTDSSIKFELRATPAIILCEPQLGENIGTAARAMANFGLWDLRLVRPRDGWPNEKAVAAASRADHVIERVRVFETLEEAIADLTLVYATTARSRDMQKEVIGPDIAAGRLTAHIGGGNKAGLLFGREKWGLLNEEIALADSIVTLPVEPAFASLNIAQAVLILAYEWRRQSGLAETLPFGSGLADVAPKSELVGLFEHLEGVLDRTGFFTTPDKRPSMVNNLRTALTRGDFSSQEIRTLRGVISSIDRRHERPNPNRQKPESNNHE; translated from the coding sequence ATGGCCGGTACGGATTCTTCTATCAAGTTCGAGTTGCGGGCGACGCCTGCAATTATCCTATGTGAACCGCAGCTGGGCGAAAACATCGGTACGGCGGCGCGCGCCATGGCCAATTTTGGCCTGTGGGATCTTCGTCTCGTCCGCCCCCGTGACGGCTGGCCTAACGAGAAGGCTGTCGCTGCGGCATCGCGCGCCGACCATGTGATCGAGCGCGTGCGCGTGTTCGAGACGCTTGAAGAAGCTATTGCCGACCTCACGCTGGTTTACGCCACAACCGCGCGTTCTCGCGACATGCAGAAAGAGGTCATCGGACCGGATATAGCTGCCGGGCGACTGACCGCCCATATCGGCGGCGGCAACAAGGCAGGGCTGCTCTTTGGCCGCGAGAAATGGGGCCTGCTCAACGAGGAGATCGCCCTGGCCGACAGCATTGTGACGCTTCCGGTCGAGCCGGCCTTCGCCTCGCTCAATATTGCACAGGCCGTGCTGATCCTGGCCTATGAGTGGCGCCGCCAGTCTGGCTTGGCCGAGACACTGCCTTTCGGCAGCGGGCTGGCTGATGTCGCCCCCAAGAGCGAACTGGTCGGACTTTTCGAGCATCTCGAGGGCGTGCTCGACCGGACTGGGTTCTTCACCACGCCCGACAAACGGCCCAGCATGGTGAACAATCTGCGGACTGCCCTCACCCGTGGGGATTTCTCCAGTCAGGAGATCCGCACGCTGCGGGGCGTCATTTCATCCATTGACCGGCGACACGAGCGGCCCAATCCCAACAGGCAGAAGCCTGAGAGCAACAACCACGAATAA
- a CDS encoding MFS transporter, with translation MSTAAPTKKDRLAFSYVGFRFFWLTTLLVSFAVQIMSVSIAWQIYDVTGNVFLLGLVGLSLFLPALLLILLTGLTADRFNRRLIMAMCLGVELLCALGFLLFVNAEAHEVWPIFGILVVLGTARAFWNPAAQSLAPNLVPPQALSNAITVNASAWQFAAIMGPAAGGLLYGIAPSVAFGTGAALLLAAMVCVLFIPRPAQRDSAQATSLETILAGFRYIFSNKVVLGAISLDMFAVLMGGAVALLPVYTKDILHAGPQELGLLRAAPGIGAIAMALFLTRFPVRDHAGKILFLFVGLFGAFTVVFGLSTSVWISIPALALVGASDMVSVTIRETIMQLWTPEEVRGRVNAVNSVFIGASNELGEFRAGTVAHFIGPVAAVAMGGFGAIAVAVIWSRIFPGLREQRSLDKKMVPDEAATTAQLDVPGRIA, from the coding sequence ATGAGCACAGCTGCACCCACAAAAAAAGACCGACTGGCTTTCAGCTATGTCGGTTTCCGCTTCTTCTGGCTGACCACCCTCTTGGTCAGCTTCGCGGTGCAGATCATGTCGGTGTCGATCGCCTGGCAGATCTACGACGTCACAGGCAATGTGTTCCTGCTAGGCCTAGTCGGGCTGTCGCTGTTTCTGCCCGCTCTCTTGCTCATTCTCCTCACGGGGCTGACTGCTGACAGGTTCAACCGGCGCTTGATCATGGCGATGTGCCTGGGCGTTGAACTGCTCTGTGCTCTGGGCTTTCTTTTGTTCGTCAACGCCGAGGCGCACGAGGTCTGGCCCATATTCGGCATTCTGGTGGTGCTGGGCACAGCACGGGCGTTCTGGAATCCGGCAGCGCAGTCGCTGGCGCCCAATCTCGTGCCGCCCCAGGCCCTCTCGAACGCCATCACCGTTAATGCCTCGGCCTGGCAGTTCGCCGCCATCATGGGGCCGGCGGCCGGCGGGTTGCTGTACGGTATTGCGCCTTCCGTTGCATTTGGCACGGGCGCGGCGTTGTTGCTGGCCGCGATGGTCTGCGTGCTTTTCATTCCCAGGCCAGCACAACGCGACTCGGCGCAGGCAACGAGCCTTGAAACCATCCTGGCGGGCTTTCGCTATATCTTCTCCAACAAGGTCGTACTGGGCGCAATATCACTCGACATGTTCGCCGTGCTGATGGGCGGTGCCGTGGCGCTGCTGCCGGTCTATACCAAAGACATCCTGCATGCGGGTCCGCAGGAGCTCGGTCTCCTCCGAGCAGCGCCGGGTATAGGCGCCATCGCCATGGCGCTGTTTCTCACGCGCTTTCCGGTGCGCGATCACGCCGGCAAGATACTCTTTCTCTTTGTGGGGCTCTTTGGCGCCTTCACTGTCGTTTTCGGATTGTCGACCAGCGTGTGGATTTCCATTCCGGCTTTGGCACTGGTTGGCGCATCGGACATGGTGAGTGTCACCATCCGCGAGACCATAATGCAGCTCTGGACGCCCGAGGAGGTGCGCGGTCGGGTCAACGCGGTGAACTCGGTCTTCATTGGCGCCTCTAACGAATTGGGCGAGTTCCGTGCAGGCACTGTAGCCCATTTCATTGGCCCTGTAGCTGCGGTGGCAATGGGTGGTTTTGGCGCCATTGCCGTTGCGGTCATCTGGAGCCGCATCTTCCCCGGCCTGCGGGAGCAGCGCTCCTTGGACAAGAAGATGGTGCCCGATGAAGCCGCTACGACCGCCCAGCTTGACGTTCCGGGAAGAATTGCTTAA
- the rpsD gene encoding 30S ribosomal protein S4, with translation MSKRISAKHKIDRRLGENIWGRPSSPLNVRAYGPGQHGQRRKGKLSDYGLQLRAKQKLKGYYTSITEKSFRKLYAEASRRKGDTGENLIGLLESRLDAIVYRAKFVATPFAARQFVNHGHILVNGKRVNIPSYQVKVGDKIEVRERSKQLTVLLEATQLAERDVPDYVEVDHNKMTATYVRVPALSDVPYPVQMEPNLVVEFYSR, from the coding sequence ATGTCGAAGCGCATTTCTGCTAAGCACAAAATTGATCGCCGTCTTGGCGAGAACATCTGGGGTCGTCCCAGCAGCCCGCTCAATGTCCGCGCCTATGGCCCCGGCCAGCATGGCCAGCGCCGCAAGGGCAAGCTCTCGGACTACGGTCTGCAGCTGCGCGCCAAGCAGAAGCTAAAGGGCTACTACACCTCGATCACCGAGAAGAGCTTCCGCAAGCTCTACGCCGAAGCTTCCCGCCGCAAGGGCGACACCGGTGAAAATCTGATCGGCCTGCTCGAGAGCCGCTTGGACGCGATCGTTTACCGTGCCAAGTTCGTGGCCACTCCGTTCGCTGCCCGCCAGTTCGTCAACCACGGCCACATCCTGGTCAATGGCAAGCGCGTCAATATTCCATCCTACCAGGTCAAGGTCGGCGACAAGATCGAAGTGCGCGAGCGCTCCAAGCAGCTCACCGTGCTGCTCGAGGCCACCCAGCTGGCAGAGCGTGACGTGCCGGACTATGTTGAAGTCGACCACAACAAGATGACCGCGACCTATGTACGCGTGCCAGCTCTGTCGGACGTGCCGTATCCGGTTCAGATGGAACCGAACCTGGTCGTCGAATTCTATTCGCGCTAA
- the sbmA gene encoding peptide antibiotic transporter SbmA, producing MFRSFFPNPRLFFPAALLWTAVAMLVWYTLGERLSAYFSLGPWIGLQPSETNPEPFFSPEKIWLYQYVIMAGYLFCIPWYWIGGNRRWFWWSVVGSVTIIEIVYFNVQISAWLNDWYGEFYNLIQAALTEPGSVTLDRLLTELATVAYVLLPNITVLVLNAFFIAHYLFRWRRAMSAYYFSNWQHLRHVEGASQRIQEDTQRFASIVEGLTVSFVASVMTLIVFLPILWELSQNITELPFIGEVDGSLVWVALVSSAFGTVLLAAVGFKLPGLEFDNQKVEAAYRKELVYGEDNEHRAEPVGIRELFGNVQKNYFRLYKHYMYFNVARYAYLQGSVFIPILAMSPSIATGAITFGIFTQVSNAFGQVEDSFKFLASSWTTIISLISVYKRLRLFETFIPRDAPLINDYDDERFVPAASPDELEPQPQPAQ from the coding sequence GTGTTTCGCTCCTTCTTTCCTAATCCTCGACTATTCTTTCCCGCAGCCCTGTTGTGGACGGCGGTCGCAATGTTGGTTTGGTACACCCTCGGTGAACGGCTGAGTGCATATTTCAGTCTTGGACCGTGGATCGGGCTGCAGCCCAGCGAAACAAACCCAGAGCCATTCTTCTCTCCAGAAAAGATATGGCTCTATCAATACGTTATCATGGCGGGGTACCTCTTCTGCATTCCCTGGTACTGGATCGGCGGCAATCGCAGATGGTTTTGGTGGTCGGTCGTTGGTAGCGTAACCATTATCGAAATCGTCTACTTCAACGTTCAGATCAGCGCTTGGCTGAACGACTGGTACGGCGAATTTTACAACCTTATTCAGGCTGCACTGACTGAACCTGGTTCGGTGACACTCGATCGATTGCTGACGGAGTTGGCAACTGTCGCTTATGTGCTCCTCCCCAACATCACTGTCTTAGTGTTGAATGCCTTTTTCATCGCTCACTATCTCTTTCGATGGCGTCGGGCGATGTCGGCCTACTACTTCAGCAACTGGCAGCATTTGCGGCACGTAGAAGGCGCATCCCAGCGTATTCAGGAAGATACTCAGCGCTTCGCGAGCATCGTTGAGGGCCTGACGGTTTCATTTGTCGCCTCGGTCATGACACTCATCGTGTTTTTGCCAATCTTGTGGGAGCTTTCGCAGAACATCACCGAGTTGCCTTTCATCGGCGAGGTCGATGGGAGCCTCGTCTGGGTAGCGCTGGTATCATCCGCTTTTGGGACCGTCCTCCTCGCAGCGGTGGGCTTTAAACTGCCCGGGCTCGAGTTCGACAATCAGAAGGTCGAGGCCGCTTACCGCAAAGAGCTCGTCTATGGCGAAGACAACGAACACCGCGCTGAGCCGGTCGGCATCCGCGAGCTGTTCGGCAATGTTCAGAAGAACTACTTCCGCCTCTACAAGCACTATATGTACTTCAATGTGGCGCGGTATGCTTATCTGCAAGGATCGGTGTTTATTCCGATCTTGGCCATGTCACCATCGATTGCTACTGGAGCCATTACCTTCGGCATCTTCACGCAGGTGAGCAATGCCTTCGGTCAGGTTGAGGACTCCTTCAAGTTCCTCGCCAGTTCCTGGACGACCATCATCTCGCTGATCTCGGTCTACAAGCGTCTGCGCCTGTTCGAGACCTTCATTCCGCGAGACGCTCCATTGATCAATGACTATGACGACGAGCGCTTCGTTCCTGCCGCCAGCCCGGATGAGTTGGAGCCGCAGCCGCAACCCGCTCAATAA
- the ttcA gene encoding tRNA 2-thiocytidine(32) synthetase TtcA produces the protein MSEVMDAPAEDIDAGAHPIFAGASSSVEFNKLRKRLIRQVREAIEKFAMVQPGERWLVALSGGKDSYGLLALLLDLKWRGLLPVDLLACNLDQGQPNFPKHILPEYLSALGVPHRIEYRDTYSIVTDKLPQGATYCSLCSRLRRGNLYRIAREEGCSALVLGHHRDDSLETFFMNLFHGGKLAAMPPRLLNDEGDIEVLRPLIYCAEEDLARFSEAMAFPIIPCDLCGSQDGLERNAMKAMLTDIEKRMPGRKDVMIRALGSINPSHMLDPRLFDFAGLFDKRTRS, from the coding sequence ATGAGTGAAGTCATGGACGCACCGGCCGAGGATATCGACGCCGGTGCTCACCCCATTTTCGCCGGTGCCTCGAGCAGTGTCGAATTCAACAAGTTGCGCAAGCGGCTGATCCGCCAAGTGCGCGAGGCGATCGAGAAGTTCGCGATGGTCCAACCGGGCGAGCGGTGGCTAGTGGCGCTGTCCGGGGGCAAGGACAGCTATGGCCTCTTGGCGCTGCTGCTCGATCTCAAATGGCGAGGTCTGTTGCCGGTAGACCTGCTCGCCTGCAATCTGGACCAGGGGCAGCCGAACTTCCCCAAGCACATCCTGCCCGAGTATCTCTCTGCGCTCGGCGTGCCGCATCGCATCGAGTATAGGGACACCTATTCCATAGTCACCGACAAGCTGCCGCAAGGAGCGACCTATTGTTCCCTGTGCTCGCGCCTGCGCCGCGGTAATCTCTACCGCATCGCGCGAGAGGAGGGGTGCTCGGCTCTGGTGCTGGGCCATCACCGTGACGACAGCCTCGAAACCTTCTTCATGAATCTCTTCCATGGCGGCAAGCTCGCGGCCATGCCGCCGCGCCTGCTCAATGACGAGGGAGACATCGAGGTGCTGCGGCCGCTGATCTACTGCGCCGAAGAGGACCTTGCGCGGTTCTCGGAGGCCATGGCATTTCCGATCATCCCTTGCGATCTTTGCGGCTCACAGGATGGGCTGGAGCGCAATGCCATGAAGGCCATGCTCACCGATATCGAGAAGCGTATGCCCGGCCGCAAGGACGTGATGATCCGTGCGCTAGGCAGCATAAACCCATCCCACATGCTTGATCCCCGGCTGTTCGATTTTGCAGGCTTGTTCGATAAGAGGACGCGATCGTGA
- a CDS encoding inositol monophosphatase, with protein sequence MALADLLRDAARAEAVSRFRRLDASMVSIKSEAIDLVTEADVATEQAIKAGIPGLLPGALFVGEESVAADPDLLPQLAQADLAVVVDPIDGTANYAAGLPLFATMAAIVSKGETVAGIIYDPMGDDWVMGEKGSGAWLRRPDGSSVRLTVAAPLPLEQMVGTASVAYMPPESRSQILQNTDKVRLVSNYRCAGHEYRTFVSGHGQFLSYNKLMPWDHLAGTLLAQEAGAYVARMDGSAYLPTHVAGGLLAAVDRPSWDVLRREVFTF encoded by the coding sequence ATGGCCTTGGCCGATCTGCTGCGTGACGCCGCACGTGCGGAGGCAGTATCTCGTTTCCGTCGGCTTGATGCTTCCATGGTCAGCATCAAAAGCGAGGCCATCGATCTGGTGACCGAAGCGGATGTCGCGACCGAGCAGGCGATCAAGGCGGGAATCCCCGGCTTGCTGCCCGGCGCACTTTTTGTAGGCGAGGAATCGGTCGCTGCTGATCCCGACCTCCTGCCGCAACTGGCCCAAGCCGATTTGGCGGTGGTCGTCGATCCCATCGACGGCACTGCCAACTACGCCGCCGGCCTGCCGCTTTTTGCGACCATGGCAGCCATCGTCTCCAAGGGCGAAACCGTAGCGGGCATTATCTATGACCCCATGGGCGACGATTGGGTCATGGGCGAAAAGGGGAGCGGCGCCTGGCTCCGCCGGCCTGATGGCAGCTCAGTGCGGCTCACGGTTGCCGCGCCACTGCCGCTCGAACAGATGGTCGGTACCGCCTCCGTCGCCTATATGCCACCCGAGAGCCGTTCGCAGATTCTGCAAAATACTGACAAGGTGCGCCTCGTCTCCAATTATCGTTGCGCTGGCCACGAGTACCGCACCTTCGTCTCGGGCCATGGACAATTCCTCAGCTACAACAAGCTGATGCCTTGGGATCACCTTGCCGGCACGCTGCTGGCCCAAGAGGCGGGCGCCTATGTTGCGCGCATGGATGGCTCGGCCTATCTTCCCACCCACGTTGCAGGGGGGCTTTTGGCTGCGGTCGATCGACCCAGCTGGGATGTGCTGCGGCGAGAGGTCTTTACCTTCTAG
- a CDS encoding pyridoxal-phosphate-dependent aminotransferase family protein gives MSYQSGRHYLAIPGPSVSPDRVLNAMHRTAPNIYEGELVDMTPGIVADLQRMALTKQHVAIYIANGHGVWEAAICNLFSRGDKALLAATGRFGWGWAEAMQRMGVAVDVLDFGKSSPADPHRIADALKADKAHEIRAVMLTHVDTASTAKTDVAAVRAAMDAVCHPALLAVDAIASLGCDELRMDEWGIDVIVGASQKGLMVPPGLGFLWFSDKAMELSRSAEMVTPYWDWKPRAAGELFYQYFGGTAPTHHLYGLREALTMLLEEEGLPAVWLRHERLARAVWAAFDAWGKGTDIKLNMADLSARGHSVTAATIPSGGAGALRRWLEQEAGVTLGIGLGMALPTEPAYGDFLRVAHMGHVNMHMTLGVLGAMEAGMQTLGIPHGSGAVDAAAGALRG, from the coding sequence ATGTCGTATCAATCGGGCCGCCACTATCTCGCCATTCCCGGCCCTTCCGTATCGCCCGATCGGGTGCTCAATGCCATGCATCGCACTGCGCCCAATATTTACGAGGGCGAACTGGTGGACATGACACCGGGCATCGTGGCTGACCTCCAGCGCATGGCCCTAACCAAGCAGCACGTCGCCATCTACATTGCCAACGGCCATGGGGTATGGGAGGCAGCGATCTGCAATCTCTTTTCCCGCGGCGACAAGGCCCTCCTGGCAGCAACCGGACGTTTCGGCTGGGGCTGGGCAGAGGCGATGCAGCGCATGGGCGTCGCCGTTGACGTGCTCGATTTCGGCAAGTCCAGCCCCGCCGATCCGCACCGCATCGCCGATGCGCTGAAGGCCGACAAAGCCCACGAGATCCGGGCGGTGATGCTGACCCATGTGGATACTGCATCAACCGCCAAGACCGATGTAGCGGCCGTTCGAGCTGCCATGGATGCGGTGTGCCACCCTGCCCTGCTGGCGGTGGATGCAATCGCGTCGCTGGGCTGTGACGAGTTGCGGATGGACGAATGGGGCATCGATGTGATCGTCGGCGCCAGTCAGAAAGGCCTGATGGTACCCCCGGGCCTGGGCTTTCTGTGGTTCTCCGACAAGGCGATGGAACTCTCCCGCAGCGCTGAGATGGTGACGCCCTATTGGGACTGGAAGCCGCGCGCTGCTGGGGAGCTGTTTTACCAGTATTTCGGCGGTACTGCGCCGACGCATCACCTCTATGGCTTGCGCGAGGCATTGACCATGCTGCTAGAAGAGGAGGGGCTGCCTGCTGTTTGGCTCCGGCATGAACGTCTGGCCCGTGCCGTCTGGGCCGCGTTCGACGCCTGGGGCAAGGGCACGGACATCAAACTCAATATGGCTGACCTGTCGGCGCGCGGGCACTCGGTAACGGCGGCGACCATCCCCAGTGGCGGGGCGGGTGCGCTCCGGCGCTGGCTCGAACAGGAAGCTGGGGTCACGCTGGGCATAGGCTTGGGCATGGCATTGCCGACGGAACCCGCCTATGGGGACTTCTTACGCGTAGCTCATATGGGGCACGTCAACATGCACATGACCCTGGGTGTACTTGGGGCAATGGAGGCTGGCATGCAGACTCTGGGCATTCCCCACGGCAGCGGCGCCGTCGATGCGGCGGCAGGAGCGTTGCGCGGCTAG